A single genomic interval of Mycobacterium sp. DL592 harbors:
- the rpsP gene encoding 30S ribosomal protein S16, producing the protein MAVKIKLTRLGKIRNPQYRIAVADARTRRDGRSIEVIGRYHPKEDPSLIEIDSERAQYWLSVGAQPTEPVLQLLKITGDWQKFKGLPGAEGTLKVKEPKPSKLDLFNAALAAADGAPSGEATQPKKKKAPAKKADEVEAAAEPAAEVVEAAEPAAEAAETAEAAAE; encoded by the coding sequence ATGGCTGTCAAGATCAAGCTCACCCGGCTTGGCAAGATCCGCAATCCCCAGTACCGCATCGCTGTTGCCGATGCACGCACCCGTCGTGACGGGCGGTCCATCGAGGTCATCGGCCGGTACCACCCCAAGGAAGACCCGAGCCTCATCGAGATCGACTCCGAGCGCGCCCAGTACTGGCTGTCCGTGGGTGCTCAGCCCACCGAGCCCGTCCTGCAGCTGCTGAAGATCACCGGTGACTGGCAGAAGTTCAAGGGCCTGCCCGGTGCCGAGGGCACCCTGAAGGTCAAGGAGCCCAAGCCGAGCAAGCTGGATCTGTTCAACGCCGCGCTCGCAGCTGCCGACGGTGCGCCGTCCGGCGAGGCCACCCAGCCCAAGAAGAAGAAGGCTCCGGCCAAGAAGGCCGACGAGGTTGAGGCCGCCGCTGAGCCCGCCGCCGAGGTTGTCGAGGCCGCTGAGCCCGCCGCCGAGGCCGCCGAGACCGCTGAGGCCGCCGCAGAATGA
- a CDS encoding RNA-binding protein: MSSVVVDAVEHLVRGIVDNPDDVRVDMVTSRRGRTVEVHVHPEDLGKVIGRGGRTATALRTLVAGIGGRGIRVDVVDTDQ; the protein is encoded by the coding sequence ATGAGCTCGGTCGTCGTCGACGCCGTGGAGCATCTGGTCCGCGGGATCGTCGACAATCCTGACGACGTCCGTGTCGACATGGTCACCAGCCGTCGAGGCCGGACGGTGGAGGTTCACGTCCACCCCGAGGACCTCGGCAAGGTGATCGGCCGCGGCGGTCGCACCGCCACCGCACTGCGCACCCTGGTCGCCGGCATCGGCGGCCGCGGTATCCGCGTGGACGTGGTGGACACCGACCAGTAG
- a CDS encoding D-alanyl-D-alanine carboxypeptidase family protein has protein sequence MRVFAGRVRRALLAVAATSMALLSAAPGAAEPMPGAAFVAAPDGPARATLVADLDSGRILGGRDPYGAYAPASTIKPLLAMVVMDLVNPAAAMRATTANTDVECTCVGLVPGAVYTARQLLDALLMVSGNDAANALADMVGGYQVAIQRMNIKAYQLGARSTKAGSPSGLDGPGWETVTTPHDLGVIYRAALNYPLFAEIIHQSTALFPDGKGGAKQIASHDRLLASYPGFIGGKTGFTNLAKETYVAVAQRGGRRLIAVMMYSDDALWDQGRTLLDWGFAQQ, from the coding sequence ATGCGTGTGTTCGCTGGGCGGGTGCGCCGTGCTTTGCTGGCGGTGGCTGCGACGTCGATGGCCCTCCTGTCAGCCGCGCCGGGCGCGGCCGAACCGATGCCCGGGGCCGCCTTCGTCGCCGCCCCGGACGGCCCCGCCCGCGCGACGCTGGTCGCCGACCTGGACAGCGGACGCATCCTCGGTGGGCGCGATCCGTACGGCGCGTACGCGCCTGCCAGCACTATCAAGCCGCTGCTGGCGATGGTGGTCATGGATCTGGTCAACCCAGCGGCCGCGATGCGCGCGACGACCGCGAACACCGACGTCGAGTGCACCTGTGTCGGCCTGGTGCCCGGGGCGGTCTACACCGCCCGGCAACTGCTCGACGCCTTGCTGATGGTGTCGGGCAATGATGCCGCGAACGCGCTGGCCGACATGGTGGGTGGATACCAGGTCGCGATCCAACGGATGAACATCAAGGCCTATCAACTCGGTGCCCGCAGCACGAAGGCGGGCTCCCCATCTGGGCTCGACGGGCCCGGTTGGGAAACGGTCACCACCCCGCATGACCTGGGCGTCATCTACCGGGCAGCATTGAACTATCCGCTGTTCGCCGAGATCATCCATCAGAGCACCGCCCTGTTCCCGGACGGCAAGGGCGGGGCCAAACAGATCGCCAGCCATGACCGCCTCCTGGCGAGCTATCCCGGCTTCATCGGGGGTAAGACCGGCTTCACCAACCTGGCCAAGGAAACTTACGTCGCGGTGGCACAGCGCGGCGGCAGGCGGCTGATCGCGGTGATGATGTACAGCGACGACGCGCTGTGGGATCAGGGCCGAACGCTGTTGGACTGGGGTTTCGCACAGCAGTAG
- a CDS encoding D-alanyl-D-alanine carboxypeptidase family protein translates to MGRLLAALAASFTLIISTAIGGPAPALADPSVQPAGSVPIPDGPAPAWIVADLDTGQVLAGRDMYAPHPPASTIKTLLALTALDEVDLNATVVASEAATRVECNCAGVKPGRSYTARQLLDAVLLVSGNDAANTLADMIGGYQVAVDKMNAKAAAIGATNTHATSPSGLDGPGGPGWTTPHDLAAIFRAALANPVFAEITAQPVAMFPTDTGDKPLVNQDELLVRYPGAIGGKTGFTDAARKTFVGAADRDGRRLVIAMMYGLIHEGGPTYWDQAAMLLDWGFAQSRSESVAAL, encoded by the coding sequence ATGGGTAGGCTCCTGGCCGCTCTCGCGGCATCTTTCACCCTGATCATCAGCACCGCTATCGGTGGCCCAGCGCCGGCCCTGGCGGACCCGAGCGTCCAGCCGGCCGGGTCGGTCCCGATCCCTGACGGCCCTGCGCCGGCATGGATCGTCGCCGACCTGGACACCGGGCAGGTTCTGGCGGGCCGCGATATGTACGCCCCGCATCCCCCAGCCAGCACCATCAAGACGCTGTTGGCACTCACCGCACTCGACGAGGTCGACCTGAACGCCACCGTAGTGGCCTCCGAGGCAGCGACCCGGGTGGAATGCAACTGCGCCGGGGTCAAACCCGGCCGCAGCTACACCGCGCGCCAACTGCTCGACGCCGTGCTGCTGGTGTCGGGGAACGACGCAGCGAACACCCTGGCCGACATGATCGGCGGCTACCAGGTCGCCGTGGACAAGATGAACGCCAAGGCCGCCGCGATCGGAGCGACCAACACCCACGCCACGTCGCCCTCCGGGCTCGACGGGCCGGGCGGACCGGGCTGGACCACCCCACATGATCTGGCCGCGATCTTCCGCGCCGCGCTGGCCAATCCGGTGTTCGCCGAGATCACCGCACAGCCGGTCGCCATGTTCCCCACCGACACCGGCGACAAGCCACTGGTCAACCAGGACGAACTGCTTGTGCGCTACCCCGGCGCTATCGGCGGCAAGACCGGCTTCACCGACGCCGCCCGCAAGACGTTCGTCGGCGCCGCCGACCGCGACGGCCGCCGGCTGGTCATCGCGATGATGTACGGCCTGATCCACGAGGGCGGACCGACCTATTGGGACCAGGCGGCCATGCTGCTGGACTGGGGCTTCGCCCAGAGCCGATCCGAAAGCGTCGCGGCGCTGTAG
- a CDS encoding nuclear transport factor 2 family protein, with translation MLSLAEISDRLEIQQLLIDYSTAIDNRRFDDLDRVFTPDAHIDYTAMGGIAGPFGEVKAWLAEVMPNFPAYYHMLGNVDVRVDGDTATSRSICFNPMKLGDDGQIMFCGLWYDDEFHRTADGWRMTRRVETKCIQKFF, from the coding sequence ATGCTGAGCCTGGCGGAAATCTCGGACCGGCTGGAGATCCAGCAGTTGCTGATCGACTACTCCACCGCGATCGACAATCGTCGCTTCGACGACCTCGACCGGGTCTTCACCCCGGACGCGCACATCGACTACACGGCAATGGGCGGTATCGCCGGTCCCTTCGGCGAAGTCAAAGCCTGGCTCGCCGAGGTGATGCCGAACTTCCCGGCTTACTACCACATGCTCGGCAACGTCGACGTCCGCGTCGACGGCGACACCGCGACCTCGCGGTCGATCTGCTTCAACCCGATGAAACTCGGCGACGACGGCCAGATCATGTTCTGCGGGCTGTGGTACGACGACGAGTTCCACCGCACCGCGGACGGGTGGCGGATGACCCGTCGTGTCGAGACCAAGTGCATCCAGAAGTTCTTCTGA
- the rimM gene encoding ribosome maturation factor RimM (Essential for efficient processing of 16S rRNA), which produces MELVVGRVVKAHGITGELVVDVRTDEPEERFTPGNRLRLRPSRGEGGRDVVIETSRPHGGRLLVRLPGVSDRTAADALRGHLFVVDSGELPPIADPDEFYDHQLEGLVVRTVAGAEVGTVAEVLHTGAGELLSVRAQDGAEILVPFVSAIVTAVSLADGIVEIDPPEGLLNLDDVAG; this is translated from the coding sequence ATGGAGCTGGTCGTCGGGCGCGTGGTGAAAGCCCACGGCATCACCGGTGAACTCGTCGTCGATGTACGCACCGATGAGCCCGAGGAGCGTTTCACGCCCGGTAATCGCTTGCGGCTGAGGCCTTCTCGCGGTGAAGGCGGACGCGACGTGGTCATCGAAACATCCCGGCCGCACGGTGGGCGGCTACTTGTCCGGTTGCCCGGGGTGTCTGACCGCACCGCGGCCGACGCGCTACGTGGGCATCTTTTCGTCGTCGACTCCGGCGAGTTGCCGCCGATCGCCGATCCCGACGAGTTCTACGACCACCAACTCGAGGGTTTGGTGGTGCGGACCGTTGCCGGGGCGGAGGTCGGCACGGTTGCCGAGGTGCTGCACACCGGTGCCGGCGAACTGCTGTCGGTGCGCGCCCAGGACGGCGCCGAAATCCTGGTCCCGTTCGTGAGCGCCATCGTCACCGCGGTGTCCCTGGCCGACGGAATCGTCGAGATCGATCCTCCTGAAGGCCTGTTGAACCTAGACGATGTCGCAGGCTGA
- a CDS encoding DUF1942 domain-containing protein, with amino-acid sequence MKIAKLAAVVATTAVTFGVGAVNAATASATDSIRVYGEQETLNGPNGLPYIGYAVGKLKPSSDPVPHNGKLYSAKLVVDGFGGNFPPFVERFGARAESGDFYPSIWGASNTGKLYFDVVGDIPNSVVFNDGTRDLLAWVPGNPGSTAAPVVVSEDDEDQSQIVQPQPTATGPAPTEGNSSIVATPNDLAAPPFQLTEGDVATPGFNGGGEGPGSGGHR; translated from the coding sequence GTGAAGATCGCGAAACTGGCCGCAGTCGTTGCCACCACTGCCGTCACGTTCGGCGTGGGTGCTGTTAACGCCGCGACGGCGTCGGCGACCGACAGCATCAGGGTGTACGGCGAGCAGGAGACCCTGAACGGGCCCAATGGCCTTCCCTACATCGGTTACGCCGTGGGCAAGCTGAAGCCCAGTTCAGATCCGGTGCCGCACAACGGCAAGTTGTACTCGGCCAAACTGGTCGTCGATGGGTTCGGGGGCAATTTCCCGCCGTTCGTAGAGCGGTTCGGCGCCCGTGCCGAGTCGGGCGATTTCTACCCGTCGATCTGGGGTGCTTCGAACACCGGCAAGCTCTACTTCGATGTCGTCGGTGACATCCCGAACAGCGTCGTCTTCAACGACGGCACTCGCGACCTCCTCGCCTGGGTGCCGGGTAACCCCGGCAGCACTGCGGCCCCCGTGGTCGTGTCAGAGGATGACGAGGACCAATCGCAGATTGTGCAACCGCAGCCCACCGCAACCGGTCCGGCTCCGACCGAAGGTAATTCGTCCATCGTCGCCACCCCGAACGACCTCGCTGCCCCGCCGTTCCAGCTCACCGAGGGTGACGTCGCCACGCCCGGCTTCAACGGTGGCGGCGAAGGACCCGGCAGCGGCGGACACCGCTAG
- a CDS encoding amidohydrolase family protein, producing MPKRVMDKVWAYFDGIGPGVGRPWPIEYRLDEADRVQRLRQFGVSAFTSLVYPHKPDMAEWLNSWATQFAAQVPECLHTATFYPELSAPAYVRRVIDAGARVFKAHIQVGDYAPTDPLLEPVWALLEETQIPTVIHAGSGPQPGRYTGPAPVAEVLRRHPGLRLIVAHMGLPEYRDFMELALRYPGVYLDTTMVFTEFTEQTDPFPPDARPTLVALGEKVLFGSDFPNIPYSYHHALASITALGLGDQWCRNVLHDNARRLFWPISTGAGD from the coding sequence ATGCCCAAGCGGGTGATGGACAAGGTGTGGGCCTACTTCGACGGGATCGGGCCGGGGGTCGGCCGGCCCTGGCCCATCGAATATCGGCTCGACGAAGCCGACCGGGTCCAGCGACTCCGGCAGTTCGGTGTCAGCGCCTTCACGTCACTGGTGTACCCGCACAAGCCGGACATGGCCGAGTGGCTCAACTCGTGGGCCACCCAGTTCGCTGCGCAGGTGCCGGAATGCCTGCACACCGCGACGTTCTACCCGGAGCTGTCCGCGCCCGCCTACGTGCGCCGGGTGATCGACGCGGGGGCACGGGTCTTCAAGGCCCACATCCAGGTCGGTGACTACGCCCCCACAGACCCGCTGCTCGAACCCGTGTGGGCGCTGCTGGAGGAGACGCAGATCCCCACGGTGATCCACGCCGGGTCCGGTCCCCAACCGGGGCGGTACACCGGCCCCGCCCCCGTCGCCGAGGTGCTGCGCCGGCACCCCGGTCTCCGATTGATCGTCGCTCACATGGGACTGCCCGAATACCGGGACTTCATGGAGCTCGCACTTCGCTATCCCGGCGTCTACCTCGACACCACGATGGTGTTCACCGAGTTCACCGAGCAGACCGACCCGTTCCCGCCCGATGCGCGGCCGACGCTGGTCGCGCTGGGGGAGAAGGTGCTGTTCGGCAGCGACTTCCCCAACATCCCGTACTCGTACCACCACGCGCTCGCGTCGATCACCGCTCTCGGCCTGGGCGACCAGTGGTGCCGCAACGTGCTCCACGACAACGCAAGACGGCTGTTTTGGCCGATCAGCACCGGTGCCGGCGATTAA